A genome region from Brachymonas denitrificans includes the following:
- a CDS encoding GMC family oxidoreductase, whose translation METDFDYIVVGGGSAGSVLAGRLSEHAGTRVCLLEAGGGGSGPAVNIPCGAVTMLPTRYNNWAFESVPQPGLNGRRAYQPRGKCLGGSSAINAMIYIRGHRHDYDHWAALGNAGWSYDDVLPYFILSENNERYRDRWHGNSGPLHVSDLRSDSPFHARYLEAARQAGLPLAGDFNGAEQEGVGLYQVTQKDGERWSAARAYLLPHIGQRANLAVHTRAAVQRIVFEGRRAVGVDVLLQGQRHRLHARREVLLSAGALQSPQLLMLSGVGDGALLQQHGIASVHHLPGVGRNLQDHLDFTFGYNVRGVDSFGFSSRGSWRMLRELLQFRRARRGMLTTNFAEGGGFLKSRPELPIPDLQLHFVVALVDSHARKLHWGHGLSCHVCLLRPQSRGTVGLQGADPALPPRIDPAYLSHPQDLEDMVAGYRITQRLMQAPALAELYTRDMFTADVRDDEGIRAIIRQRAETIYHPVGTCRMGTDADAVVDAELRVHGLQGLRVVDASIMPTLIGGNTNAPTIMIAEKAVDLIRGQSRIRPGVPHHGESVHAGTH comes from the coding sequence ATGGAAACGGATTTTGACTACATCGTGGTCGGCGGCGGCTCGGCCGGTTCGGTGCTGGCCGGGCGCCTGAGCGAGCACGCCGGCACCCGCGTCTGCCTGCTTGAAGCCGGTGGCGGCGGCAGCGGTCCGGCGGTGAACATCCCTTGCGGCGCCGTCACCATGCTGCCCACGCGCTATAACAACTGGGCCTTCGAGAGTGTGCCCCAACCCGGCCTGAACGGCCGCCGTGCCTACCAGCCGCGCGGCAAGTGCCTGGGCGGCTCCTCGGCGATCAACGCGATGATCTACATCCGCGGCCACCGCCACGATTACGACCACTGGGCTGCACTCGGCAACGCCGGCTGGTCGTATGACGATGTGCTGCCCTATTTCATCCTCAGCGAAAACAACGAGCGCTACCGTGACCGCTGGCACGGCAACAGCGGGCCGCTGCACGTGAGCGATCTGCGCAGCGACAGCCCGTTCCATGCACGCTACCTCGAAGCGGCGCGGCAGGCCGGACTGCCGCTGGCGGGCGACTTCAACGGCGCCGAGCAGGAAGGTGTGGGCCTGTACCAGGTCACGCAGAAGGACGGCGAACGCTGGAGCGCGGCGCGTGCCTACCTGCTGCCGCATATCGGACAGCGCGCCAACCTCGCCGTGCACACGCGGGCAGCGGTGCAGCGCATCGTGTTCGAGGGCCGGCGCGCCGTGGGAGTGGACGTGCTGCTGCAGGGCCAGCGCCACCGGCTGCACGCCCGACGCGAGGTGCTGCTGAGCGCAGGCGCCCTGCAATCCCCCCAACTGCTGATGCTGTCCGGCGTAGGCGATGGCGCGCTGCTGCAGCAGCATGGCATCGCCAGCGTGCACCACCTGCCCGGCGTCGGCCGCAATCTGCAGGACCACCTGGACTTCACCTTCGGCTACAACGTGCGCGGCGTGGACAGCTTCGGGTTTTCTTCGCGTGGCAGCTGGCGCATGCTGCGCGAGTTGCTGCAATTCCGCCGGGCGCGGCGCGGCATGCTCACCACCAACTTTGCCGAAGGCGGCGGTTTTCTCAAGTCGCGGCCGGAACTGCCCATCCCCGACCTGCAACTGCATTTCGTCGTTGCGCTGGTCGACAGCCATGCGCGCAAGCTGCACTGGGGGCACGGCCTGTCCTGCCACGTCTGCCTGCTGCGGCCGCAGAGCCGCGGCACCGTCGGCCTGCAGGGTGCCGATCCTGCCTTGCCGCCACGCATCGACCCGGCCTATCTCTCGCATCCGCAAGACCTCGAAGACATGGTGGCCGGCTACCGCATCACCCAGCGGCTGATGCAGGCCCCGGCGCTGGCCGAGCTCTACACGCGCGACATGTTCACCGCCGACGTGCGCGACGACGAAGGCATCCGCGCCATCATCCGCCAGCGCGCGGAAACCATCTACCATCCGGTCGGCACCTGCCGCATGGGCACCGACGCCGACGCCGTGGTCGACGCCGAATTGCGCGTGCACGGCCTGCAGGGTCTGCGCGTGGTCGATGCCTCCATCATGCCTACCCTGATCGGCGGCAATACCAACGCCCCGACCATCATGATTGCCGAAAAGGCTGTGGACCTGATCCGGGGACAGTCGCGGATCCGGCCGGGCGTCCCACACCACGGAGAGAGCGTCCATGCCGGCACCCACTGA
- the yidD gene encoding membrane protein insertion efficiency factor YidD: protein MKQLLISGVKAYRLLLSPWLGSSCRFEPTCSAYALQALEQHGALAGSYLTVKRLGRCQPWCAGGCDPVPADKPRLFSSLLGKPATGDAVPSDDSLSSTKHSS, encoded by the coding sequence ATGAAACAGCTCCTGATCTCCGGCGTCAAGGCCTACCGACTGCTGCTCAGCCCCTGGCTGGGCTCGTCGTGCCGCTTCGAGCCGACCTGTTCGGCCTACGCCCTGCAGGCGCTGGAGCAGCATGGCGCACTGGCGGGCAGCTACCTCACCGTCAAGCGGCTGGGCCGCTGCCAACCCTGGTGCGCCGGCGGCTGCGACCCGGTGCCCGCCGACAAACCGCGCCTGTTCAGCAGCCTGCTGGGCAAGCCCGCGACGGGGGACGCCGTCCCTTCCGACGACTCCCTGTCTTCAACCAAGCATTCTTCATGA
- a CDS encoding DUF3883 domain-containing protein: MEWTREEIEAIVADYLHMLTLELSGQAYSKADHRRRLLPLLNNRSEASIEFKHGNISAVLAKLGIPGIRGYLARANYQKLLAEVVEERFRKLSPVDAAASAAVQLPATAPSHVDFSKVLAVAPKVSRRAQETEEYFASEGVKRDYLAQESRNASLGLAGEQFVLEFEHWRLIRSGAPRLADKVEHVSVNKGDGLGYDILSFDESGRERFIEVKTTTFNKETPFFVSRGELGFSKAFSDQFHLYRLFEFRASPKLFELPGALNDHCILDPVTYQASFS, from the coding sequence ATGGAATGGACGCGCGAAGAGATAGAGGCCATTGTTGCTGATTACCTTCACATGCTGACGCTCGAATTGAGCGGCCAGGCATACAGCAAGGCGGATCACAGAAGACGGCTCTTGCCTTTGCTCAATAACCGTTCAGAAGCGTCCATCGAGTTCAAGCATGGAAATATCAGTGCGGTTCTGGCAAAACTGGGCATTCCCGGCATCCGGGGATATCTGGCTCGGGCGAACTATCAGAAACTCCTGGCCGAAGTCGTCGAAGAGCGGTTCAGGAAATTGAGCCCGGTGGATGCCGCGGCCTCGGCCGCAGTGCAGTTGCCCGCCACCGCGCCTTCGCATGTGGATTTTTCCAAGGTGCTGGCTGTAGCCCCGAAGGTGTCGCGTCGTGCACAGGAAACGGAGGAGTATTTCGCCTCCGAAGGCGTCAAGAGAGACTATCTTGCACAGGAGAGCCGCAATGCCTCGCTTGGCCTGGCCGGAGAACAGTTCGTTCTCGAATTTGAACACTGGAGATTGATTCGTTCTGGAGCCCCTCGACTTGCGGACAAAGTCGAACATGTTTCCGTGAACAAGGGCGACGGCCTGGGCTACGACATACTATCCTTCGACGAGAGCGGACGCGAGCGATTCATTGAAGTCAAGACCACGACCTTCAACAAGGAAACGCCTTTTTTTGTGTCACGCGGCGAGCTTGGTTTCTCGAAAGCGTTCAGCGACCAGTTTCATCTGTACCGGCTCTTCGAATTTCGCGCATCCCCGAAACTATTCGAGCTGCCCGGTGCACTGAATGACCACTGCATACTCGACCCAGTGACCTACCAGGCGAGTTTTTCCTGA
- the mnmE gene encoding tRNA uridine-5-carboxymethylaminomethyl(34) synthesis GTPase MnmE, with the protein MLTQHAQPIAAIATAPGRGAVGIVRLSGKGLAPLVEQLLGKLPAARMASYMPFPDADGQPIDHGLALWFPAPHSYTGEDVLELQAHGGSVVLQMLLAHCLQQGESLGLRVARPGEFTERAFLNGKLDLAQAEAVADLIDASTETAARSASRSLSGAFSEQVHTLRDALVHLRMLVEATLDFPEEDIDFLQQADAAGQLARIEAQLHGIQKQAQQGALLREGIKVVIAGQPNAGKSSLLNALAGAELAIVTPIAGTTRDKVTQTIQIEGVPLHVIDTAGLRDTTLAEVDEVEKIGIHRAWDEIGQADAVLFLHDLTRVGDADYDAADALIAERLKAQLPPAVPVLHIANKADAVGPLLEGDDTHLALSAKTGAGLDALRQRLLQIVGWQSAPEGVFIARERHVHALRRVAGHVELASAHLNTPMPALDILAEELRLAQNALNEITGEFTPDDLLGEIFGKFCIGK; encoded by the coding sequence ATGTTGACCCAGCACGCCCAGCCCATTGCCGCCATCGCCACCGCTCCCGGACGCGGCGCCGTCGGCATCGTGCGCCTGAGCGGCAAGGGCCTGGCGCCGCTGGTGGAACAGCTGCTGGGCAAGTTGCCGGCCGCGCGCATGGCAAGTTACATGCCGTTTCCGGATGCCGACGGCCAGCCCATCGACCACGGCCTGGCGCTGTGGTTTCCGGCGCCACACAGCTACACCGGCGAGGACGTGCTGGAACTGCAGGCCCACGGTGGCAGCGTGGTGCTGCAGATGCTGCTCGCGCACTGCCTGCAGCAAGGCGAATCGCTGGGCCTGCGCGTGGCGCGCCCGGGTGAATTCACCGAGCGCGCCTTCCTCAACGGCAAGCTGGACCTCGCCCAAGCCGAAGCCGTGGCCGACCTGATCGACGCCAGCACCGAAACCGCCGCCCGCAGCGCCAGCCGCTCGCTCAGTGGCGCCTTCAGCGAGCAGGTGCACACCCTGCGCGATGCGCTGGTACACCTGCGCATGCTGGTCGAGGCCACGCTGGACTTTCCCGAAGAAGACATCGACTTCCTGCAGCAGGCCGATGCGGCGGGCCAGCTGGCGCGCATCGAGGCGCAACTGCATGGCATCCAGAAGCAGGCGCAACAGGGCGCGCTGCTGCGCGAGGGCATCAAGGTGGTGATTGCCGGCCAGCCCAACGCAGGCAAGAGCTCGCTGCTCAATGCGCTGGCCGGGGCCGAACTGGCCATCGTCACGCCGATTGCCGGCACCACGCGCGACAAGGTGACGCAGACCATCCAGATCGAAGGCGTGCCGCTGCATGTGATCGACACGGCCGGCCTGCGCGACACCACCCTGGCCGAGGTGGATGAGGTGGAGAAAATCGGCATCCACCGCGCCTGGGACGAAATCGGCCAGGCCGATGCCGTGCTGTTTCTGCACGACCTGACGCGCGTGGGCGATGCGGACTACGACGCAGCCGATGCCCTGATTGCCGAGCGCCTGAAGGCGCAATTGCCGCCCGCCGTGCCGGTGCTGCACATCGCCAACAAGGCCGATGCCGTGGGGCCGCTGCTGGAGGGCGATGACACCCATCTGGCGCTGTCGGCCAAGACCGGCGCGGGGCTGGATGCGCTGCGCCAGCGCCTGCTGCAGATCGTCGGCTGGCAGTCTGCGCCCGAAGGGGTGTTTATCGCGCGCGAACGCCATGTGCACGCGCTGCGCCGCGTGGCCGGGCATGTGGAACTGGCCAGCGCGCACCTCAACACCCCGATGCCGGCGCTCGACATCCTGGCCGAAGAGCTGCGCCTGGCGCAGAACGCGCTCAACGAGATCACCGGCGAATTCACGCCGGATGATTTGCTGGGGGAGATTTTCGGGAAGTTTTGTATTGGGAAGTGA
- a CDS encoding SDR family oxidoreductase: MPPSPATRPCLFISGAAAGIGRATTRLFAARGWFVGMGDIDEAGMAELVTELGADKAMALPLDVRSPDDWHAALAAFHARTGRLDLLVNNAGILISGPLQDNTLSRHNAQIDINVKGVLYGCHAGFAYLASTPRAQVINLASSAAFYGQASLANYSATKFYVRGLTEALNIEWQDHDIRVRDIMPLFVRTAMVDDMNAQSIRRLGVHLTPEDVAAVIWKAAQHPGWGKVHWPVGAQASLLYKLTAITPDWLNRLVARRIAV, encoded by the coding sequence ATGCCGCCATCGCCAGCCACCCGCCCCTGCCTGTTCATCTCGGGCGCCGCCGCCGGCATCGGTCGCGCCACCACGCGCCTGTTCGCTGCCCGCGGCTGGTTCGTCGGCATGGGCGATATCGACGAAGCCGGCATGGCCGAACTGGTAACCGAACTCGGCGCCGACAAGGCCATGGCGCTGCCGCTGGACGTGCGCAGCCCCGACGACTGGCATGCCGCGCTAGCCGCCTTCCACGCCCGCACCGGCCGGCTCGACCTGCTGGTCAACAACGCCGGCATCCTGATCTCCGGCCCGCTGCAGGACAACACCCTGAGCCGGCACAACGCGCAGATCGACATCAACGTCAAGGGCGTGCTGTATGGCTGCCATGCCGGCTTTGCCTATCTGGCCTCCACGCCGCGCGCGCAAGTCATCAACCTGGCTTCCAGCGCCGCCTTCTACGGCCAGGCCTCGCTCGCCAACTATTCCGCCACCAAGTTCTACGTGCGTGGCCTGACCGAGGCGCTCAACATCGAATGGCAGGACCACGACATCCGCGTGCGCGACATCATGCCGCTGTTCGTGCGCACCGCCATGGTCGACGACATGAACGCGCAAAGCATCCGCCGCCTCGGCGTGCACCTGACGCCTGAGGACGTCGCCGCCGTGATCTGGAAAGCCGCGCAGCACCCCGGCTGGGGCAAGGTGCACTGGCCGGTCGGCGCCCAGGCCTCGCTGCTGTACAAGCTGACCGCAATCACGCCGGACTGGCTGAACCGGCTGGTGGCGCGGCGTATTGCGGTATGA
- the yidC gene encoding membrane protein insertase YidC, producing MNDIRRSILWVIFGFALILLWDQWQVHNGRPATFFPSQAPAVAASGAASGTVPAATAAATAASAAASPAGTVTAGQRTEISTDVYKLTFDSNGGTLVGAQLLKYPEDSKNAKSQPIVLLQDTPSHQYLAQTGLAGGNLPSHLTPMQLATPERALADGQKSMQVRFESEPVGGVKLVKTYTLTRGSYAIGVQHDVVNTGSTAVTPQLYQQFVRDGSKQAGSMFYSTFTGPAFYSDEGKYQKVEFADVDKGKELKFQRNAPDGYVAMAQHYFTSAWLPPVGQQRENFVRKVGNLYAAGQVFNLGSIAPGATKTFTSTLFVGPQDEKLMNAVAPNLDLVKDYGWLTILARPLYWLLTFLHGFLHNWGWAIVALVVLLKAAFYWLNHKAYASMAKMKAVNPKVQALRERYKEEPQKMQQEMMRIYREEKVNPLGGCLPIMVQIPVFIALYWVLLSSVEMRGAPWILWVKDLSTPDPYFILPILMTATSLLQVWLNPTPPDPMQAKMMWIMPLMFSVMFFFFPAGLVLYWLTNNILSIAQQWFINKRLGVS from the coding sequence ATGAACGATATCCGCCGCTCCATTCTGTGGGTCATCTTTGGCTTTGCGCTGATCCTGCTGTGGGACCAGTGGCAGGTCCACAACGGCCGACCCGCCACCTTCTTCCCGAGCCAGGCCCCTGCGGTGGCTGCTTCCGGCGCAGCCAGCGGCACGGTTCCGGCTGCCACGGCCGCCGCCACGGCAGCTTCTGCCGCAGCCAGTCCCGCCGGCACCGTCACGGCCGGCCAGCGCACCGAGATCAGCACCGACGTTTACAAGCTGACCTTCGACAGCAATGGCGGCACCCTGGTGGGCGCGCAGCTGCTCAAGTACCCGGAAGACTCCAAGAACGCCAAGAGCCAGCCCATTGTGCTGCTGCAGGACACGCCCAGCCACCAGTATCTGGCCCAGACCGGCCTGGCCGGCGGCAACCTGCCCAGCCACCTGACGCCCATGCAGCTCGCCACTCCTGAACGTGCCCTGGCCGACGGCCAGAAGAGCATGCAGGTGCGCTTCGAATCCGAGCCCGTGGGTGGCGTGAAGCTGGTCAAGACCTACACGCTGACGCGCGGCAGCTATGCCATCGGTGTGCAGCATGACGTGGTCAACACCGGCAGCACGGCCGTAACGCCGCAGCTGTACCAGCAGTTCGTGCGCGACGGCAGCAAGCAGGCCGGCAGCATGTTCTATTCCACCTTCACCGGCCCTGCGTTCTACAGTGACGAAGGCAAGTACCAGAAGGTCGAGTTTGCCGACGTGGACAAGGGCAAGGAGCTGAAGTTCCAGCGCAATGCACCGGACGGTTACGTGGCCATGGCCCAGCACTACTTCACCAGCGCCTGGCTGCCGCCGGTCGGCCAGCAGCGCGAGAATTTCGTGCGCAAGGTGGGCAACCTGTATGCGGCCGGACAGGTGTTCAACCTGGGCAGCATCGCTCCGGGTGCCACCAAGACATTCACCAGCACCCTGTTCGTCGGCCCGCAGGACGAAAAGCTGATGAACGCTGTGGCACCCAACCTGGACCTGGTCAAGGACTACGGCTGGCTCACCATCCTGGCACGCCCGCTGTACTGGCTGCTCACTTTCCTGCACGGCTTCCTGCACAACTGGGGCTGGGCGATCGTGGCGCTGGTGGTGCTGCTCAAGGCCGCCTTCTACTGGCTTAACCACAAGGCCTACGCCAGCATGGCCAAGATGAAGGCCGTCAACCCCAAGGTGCAGGCTCTGCGCGAGCGCTACAAGGAAGAGCCGCAGAAGATGCAGCAGGAGATGATGCGCATCTACCGCGAGGAAAAGGTCAACCCGCTGGGTGGCTGCCTGCCGATCATGGTGCAGATTCCGGTGTTCATTGCACTGTACTGGGTGCTGCTGTCCAGCGTCGAGATGCGCGGTGCGCCCTGGATTCTGTGGGTGAAGGACCTGTCCACGCCCGATCCCTACTTCATCCTGCCGATCCTGATGACGGCCACCAGCCTGCTGCAGGTGTGGCTCAACCCCACGCCGCCGGACCCGATGCAGGCCAAGATGATGTGGATCATGCCGCTGATGTTCAGCGTGATGTTCTTCTTCTTCCCGGCCGGCCTGGTGCTGTACTGGCTGACGAACAACATTCTGTCGATTGCCCAGCAGTGGTTCATCAACAAGCGACTCGGCGTGAGCTGA
- a CDS encoding flavin-containing monooxygenase: MPAPTDPSGAASSRTHAGPTAETLSALIIGSGFGGLGMAIALRKQGISDFLLLEKAHDVGGVWRDNTYPGAACDVPSHLYSFSFEPNPNWSRHFAQQPEILAYLQHCARKYQVLPHLRFGAEVREARFDEAAQRWRVTLQNGETLHSSLLISATGQLSRPLLPRIEGIDTFGGPAFHSARWNHGCALQAKRVAVIGTGASALQFVPAIAGQVAQLSVFQRSPAYILPRPDHAYSADAQARFAAQPWRMRLHRAGIYLHHEVRALGFTRFRSLLQPAVGRPFRQLLREQVPDPALRRQLTPDYPIGCKRILLSSDYLATLARPNVALVCTPIRRIVPEGVETEDGTLHRADVLIYGTGFAATEFLAPMRITGRGGIDLNTVWQDGASAYLGMTVPGFPNFFMLYGPNTNLGHSSIVYMLESQIAHVMRCLKALRGSGASAIEVDAERYHQHERRVQQALQHTAWQGCQSWYLDARGRNSTNWPGFTLGYRWRTRWSSLQAYRFTQPIPGLPSAERVLQPGSPLEDLHAAFLRGFLRLCFRGLIGPPRGIDFQRRIIALLGPLTPGVRGIRRERASLGGIPAERLARRDGFSGDHPVPVHDATQKPAPRHGPFAAEATPHGDSPPGALLYLHGGAFCIGGPDSHRSIGSRLAVYSGLTTWMLDYRLAPEHPYPAALEDALAAWQALLDQGLQAQQIVVAGDSAGGMLALALLLRLRAQGQPLPAGLMLLSPVTDPSFSGPSMQTHAARDPMLHPDWLQQAVRWYACPPEALDHRPLEAGLQDFPPLLLQVGEDEVLLSDAQRLAELARRDGVPCQYEQYAGRWHVFQLQAFQLASARHALRRLGAFARAVVQPSANQPSAPPPAAADSHDRPDGAPHASVPPPCTAPGPAPSP; the protein is encoded by the coding sequence ATGCCGGCACCCACTGATCCGTCCGGCGCAGCGTCGTCCCGAACGCATGCGGGCCCGACCGCAGAAACCCTCTCCGCGCTCATCATCGGCAGCGGCTTCGGCGGCCTGGGCATGGCGATCGCGCTGCGCAAGCAGGGCATCAGCGATTTCCTGCTGCTGGAAAAGGCGCACGACGTTGGCGGCGTCTGGCGCGACAACACCTATCCCGGCGCCGCCTGCGACGTGCCCTCGCACCTGTACTCCTTCTCGTTCGAGCCCAATCCAAACTGGTCGCGCCACTTTGCGCAGCAACCGGAAATCCTCGCCTATCTGCAGCACTGCGCCCGCAAGTACCAGGTGCTGCCGCATCTGCGCTTCGGCGCCGAAGTGCGCGAGGCCCGTTTCGACGAGGCTGCACAGCGCTGGCGGGTCACGCTGCAGAATGGCGAAACCCTGCACAGCAGCCTGCTGATCAGCGCCACCGGCCAGCTCAGCCGGCCGCTCCTGCCCCGGATCGAGGGCATCGACACCTTTGGCGGACCGGCCTTCCACTCCGCCCGCTGGAATCACGGTTGCGCGCTGCAGGCCAAGCGCGTGGCCGTGATCGGCACCGGCGCCTCGGCGCTCCAGTTCGTGCCTGCCATTGCCGGCCAGGTGGCGCAGCTATCGGTATTCCAGCGCTCCCCGGCCTACATCCTGCCGCGCCCGGACCACGCCTACAGCGCCGACGCACAGGCCCGCTTCGCTGCCCAGCCCTGGCGCATGCGGCTGCACCGCGCCGGCATCTACCTGCACCATGAAGTCCGCGCCCTGGGCTTCACCCGCTTCCGCAGCCTGCTGCAGCCCGCCGTGGGCCGCCCTTTCCGGCAACTGCTGCGCGAGCAGGTGCCGGATCCCGCGCTGCGCCGGCAACTCACGCCCGACTACCCGATCGGCTGCAAGCGCATCCTGCTTTCCAGCGACTACCTCGCCACACTGGCACGCCCCAACGTGGCCCTGGTGTGTACCCCCATCCGCCGCATCGTGCCCGAAGGCGTGGAAACGGAGGATGGCACGCTCCACCGCGCCGACGTGCTGATCTACGGCACCGGCTTTGCCGCCACCGAATTCCTGGCTCCGATGCGCATCACCGGCCGCGGCGGCATCGACCTGAACACGGTCTGGCAGGACGGCGCCAGCGCCTATCTCGGCATGACGGTGCCGGGCTTCCCCAATTTCTTCATGCTCTACGGGCCCAACACCAACCTGGGCCACAGCTCCATCGTCTACATGCTGGAAAGCCAGATCGCCCACGTGATGCGCTGCCTGAAGGCGCTGCGCGGCAGTGGCGCCAGCGCGATCGAGGTCGATGCCGAGCGCTACCACCAGCATGAGCGGCGCGTGCAGCAGGCCCTGCAGCATACGGCCTGGCAGGGCTGCCAGAGCTGGTACCTGGATGCACGCGGCCGCAACAGCACCAACTGGCCGGGATTCACCCTGGGCTACCGCTGGCGCACGCGCTGGTCCAGTCTGCAGGCCTACCGCTTCACGCAGCCCATTCCCGGCCTGCCGAGCGCCGAGCGCGTGCTGCAGCCGGGCTCACCGCTGGAAGACCTGCATGCCGCCTTCCTGCGCGGCTTTCTGCGCCTGTGCTTTCGCGGGCTGATCGGCCCGCCGCGCGGGATTGACTTCCAGCGCCGCATCATCGCCCTGCTGGGCCCGCTCACGCCCGGCGTGCGCGGCATCCGGCGCGAGCGGGCCAGTCTCGGAGGCATCCCCGCCGAGCGTCTGGCACGACGCGATGGCTTCAGCGGTGACCATCCGGTCCCAGTGCATGATGCAACGCAGAAACCCGCACCCAGGCACGGGCCGTTCGCCGCAGAGGCAACCCCACACGGCGACAGTCCACCCGGCGCATTGCTCTATCTGCACGGCGGCGCCTTCTGCATCGGCGGCCCCGACTCGCACCGCAGCATCGGCAGCCGGCTGGCCGTCTATTCCGGCCTGACCACGTGGATGCTGGACTACCGTCTGGCACCCGAGCACCCCTACCCCGCAGCACTCGAAGATGCACTTGCCGCCTGGCAGGCCCTGCTGGATCAGGGTCTGCAGGCTCAGCAGATCGTGGTGGCGGGCGACTCCGCCGGCGGCATGCTGGCGCTGGCCCTGCTGCTGCGTCTGCGCGCGCAAGGCCAGCCCCTGCCCGCCGGCCTGATGCTGCTCTCCCCCGTCACCGATCCGTCGTTTTCCGGCCCCAGCATGCAGACCCATGCCGCACGTGACCCCATGCTGCATCCCGACTGGCTGCAGCAGGCCGTGCGCTGGTACGCCTGCCCGCCCGAAGCACTCGACCACCGCCCGCTCGAAGCCGGCCTGCAGGACTTTCCGCCCCTGCTGCTGCAGGTCGGCGAGGACGAGGTGCTGCTGTCCGATGCGCAGCGGCTGGCCGAACTGGCCCGGCGCGACGGCGTGCCCTGCCAGTACGAGCAATACGCCGGACGCTGGCACGTGTTCCAGTTGCAGGCCTTTCAGCTCGCCTCGGCGCGGCACGCGCTGCGGCGGCTGGGCGCTTTCGCCCGGGCCGTGGTCCAGCCGTCCGCCAACCAGCCGTCTGCGCCACCTCCCGCTGCCGCAGATTCCCATGACCGCCCTGATGGAGCTCCCCATGCCAGCGTCCCGCCACCCTGCACAGCACCCGGTCCCGCTCCGTCACCATGA
- a CDS encoding DUF938 domain-containing protein, with amino-acid sequence MMQSQLPSSPASERNKQPILEVLHSWLGPTGQALEIASGTGQHIVHFAQSLPGWHWQPSDLDNSLFEAIRQRSAQAGLDRIFPPVLLDVRAPHWELPGPVAPVEADPQADPDTPAVPQFDLIYCANMLHIAPWECCAGLMQGAARHLAQDGLLVTYGPYLEDAIPTAPSNLAFDADLRRRDPDWGIRQLADVARESEAAGLQLQQRVTMPANNLLLAFARQAPG; translated from the coding sequence ATGATGCAGTCCCAGCTCCCCTCCAGCCCCGCCAGCGAGCGCAACAAGCAGCCCATTCTCGAAGTGCTGCACAGCTGGCTCGGCCCCACCGGCCAGGCGCTCGAAATTGCCAGCGGCACCGGCCAGCACATCGTGCACTTCGCGCAGTCCCTGCCCGGCTGGCACTGGCAGCCCAGCGATCTCGACAACTCGCTGTTCGAAGCCATCCGCCAGCGCAGCGCGCAGGCCGGCCTGGACCGCATCTTTCCGCCCGTGCTGCTCGACGTCCGCGCCCCGCACTGGGAGCTGCCCGGCCCGGTTGCCCCCGTGGAGGCCGATCCGCAGGCGGATCCGGATACCCCTGCAGTGCCGCAGTTCGACCTGATCTACTGCGCCAACATGCTGCACATCGCCCCCTGGGAGTGCTGTGCCGGCCTGATGCAGGGCGCAGCCCGCCACCTCGCACAGGACGGCCTGCTCGTCACCTACGGCCCCTATCTGGAAGATGCCATCCCCACCGCCCCGAGCAATCTGGCCTTCGATGCCGACCTGCGCCGGCGCGATCCCGACTGGGGCATCCGCCAGCTGGCCGATGTGGCGCGGGAATCCGAAGCCGCCGGCCTGCAGCTGCAGCAGCGCGTGACCATGCCGGCCAACAATCTGCTGCTGGCGTTTGCCAGACAGGCACCGGGCTGA